CATAGATATGTGCGGCAGCGATTTCAGCCTCGCTACGACACTGATGTTCCAGGCGGACAAGAGATTCGACGAACTCAACAAAAACCTCCAGGAACTTCTTGCCCTGGAGAACAAACTCGGCCGGGAAAGCTACGACGCGTCACTCACGACCTATAAAAGGGTCATCATGATCTTCATGGTCGTCATCATCGTGGCCATTGTCGCGTCCCTCTTCCTCAGTATCACGCTCACGCGCTTCGTGCTCGCCCCCATCCGGCGTACCGTTGAGGTTATCGGCGAGATATCGGATGGAGACCTCACCAGGAGAATCGATGTCGATTCAAGGGACGAGATAGGCGGGATGGCGGACAAGTTCAATGCCTTCGTGGAAAACCTCCACGAGACGGTCACCAAGGTGGCCGAAAGCAGCAACAGGGTCGCTTCCGCCGCCGACACCCTCGACGGCAATTCGGGTCAGATGGCGACAGGCGTCGAGCAGGCGGCTAACCAGATAAATAACGTGGCCACCGCAAGTGAAGAGATGTCGACAACATCGATGGAAATCTCCCAGAATTGCATCAAGGCCGCAAAAAGCTCGGAAAAGGCCAACAACTCCGCCGTATCGGGAGGGACCATTATCAGAGACACCGAAGAGGTCATGAACAGGATCAATGTGAGGGTCAAGGAATCGGCCGGGATCATCAAGAAGCTCGGTGAGCGTTCCGACCAGATCGGCGTCATAGTTGAGCTCATCAACGAGATTGCCGACCAGACGAACCTTCTCGCCCTCAACGCCGCTATAGAGGCTGCGAGGGCCGGAGAACACGGGCGCGGCTTCGCCGTTGTCGCCGACGAGGTGAAGAAACTCGCCGAGCGAACGACAGACGCGACACAGGAGATCGAAAAAACCATCCAGTCCATGCAGAGCGAGACAAAGTCGGCTGTCACCTCCATGGAACAGGGCGTCAAGGAAGTAGAGGTAGGAACAACTGAAACAAGCAAGTCCGGTATCGCCTTGAAGGATATCCTGGAACAGATCGGCCTCGTCGCGGCCGAAGTGAACCAGATAGCCGTCGCATCGGAGCAACAGACCGCAACCACAAATGAAATAACGAACAATATCCACCAGATATCGATGGCCATGCAGGAGACGGCGAGGAACATTCAGGGCAACGCCGGCGCGGCTTCCCAGATGGCAAGCCTCTCGAAGGAACTACAGGGCATCGTGAACCGTTTCAGACTGTAGCAGCGCACGCTTTCCGGAAAACAGGACCCATGGGCCCCCCGCTCATGGGTCTTATTATGTTCTTGCAATAGACCCGCAGGCTATAGGAAAATACAGGAGGATGATTTCTTCCGGTCGGAACACCATCGAGGAGGCAGACACATGAGACTATTCGGGATGAAAAAGGCTGCAAGAGAACCGTGGCCGTCCATATGCCGTCTGGCATGTCCCGTCCTCCTGGCGCTCCTGTGCCTTCTCATGTCCGCGCCCGATACGGCGGCTCAACGCAAGCCGGCACCGGCCGCCGCGACGCAGCCGTCGGGGGAGTTGTCCCGGCTCAAACAGGAGAAAGACGAGATCAGAACGGCCCGCCTCAAACTGTTCCAGGAGCAGAGCAACTTTCACGGCGAATACTACAAGCCTCTGGACCGGCTCAGAAAGCAGCTCGACATGCAGCAGGCAGACCTCTACGAGGAATGCTCGGGGGAAAAGTACGGCAAGAACCCTCAGTACTGCATAAAAGAGATGGGCAGGTTCAATGACGACGTCAGGTACTTCAATGAACGCCTCGACGACCTCAAGACAAGGTTTGCCAGCCAG
This genomic window from Syntrophorhabdus sp. contains:
- a CDS encoding methyl-accepting chemotaxis protein, translated to MRKMISNLKMQKKLLLPPLTVLVFLVIFGIISFIGMASQRSTINEIYTNRFQGYQTISTIVNDMKEVHSNTYKVLSWSSADFLRQNVEKLSKHVFKTIEETGALMEKTRASGKLSETQKKLYTSSATSLKAYRESVDKVIDMCGSDFSLATTLMFQADKRFDELNKNLQELLALENKLGRESYDASLTTYKRVIMIFMVVIIVAIVASLFLSITLTRFVLAPIRRTVEVIGEISDGDLTRRIDVDSRDEIGGMADKFNAFVENLHETVTKVAESSNRVASAADTLDGNSGQMATGVEQAANQINNVATASEEMSTTSMEISQNCIKAAKSSEKANNSAVSGGTIIRDTEEVMNRINVRVKESAGIIKKLGERSDQIGVIVELINEIADQTNLLALNAAIEAARAGEHGRGFAVVADEVKKLAERTTDATQEIEKTIQSMQSETKSAVTSMEQGVKEVEVGTTETSKSGIALKDILEQIGLVAAEVNQIAVASEQQTATTNEITNNIHQISMAMQETARNIQGNAGAASQMASLSKELQGIVNRFRL